From one Lycium ferocissimum isolate CSIRO_LF1 chromosome 7, AGI_CSIRO_Lferr_CH_V1, whole genome shotgun sequence genomic stretch:
- the LOC132062920 gene encoding putative phytosulfokines 6 has translation MMKPNVNFLLILVLVSMFMSSQASARFIANNQVKDQEVKLHKANGGDHSIDKMETTDINKLMGLEEYPCEDQDEEECFKRRVLEEAHLDYIYTQHHNHP, from the exons ATGATGAAGCCAAATGTAaattttcttcttattcttgttcttgtttctatGTTCATGTCTTCACAAGCATCTGCTCGTTTCATAGCAAACAACCAAG TGAAAGATCAGGAGGTAAAGCTCCATAAAGCCAATGGTGGAGATCACTCTATTGACAAGATGGAAACTACTGATATAAAT AAGTTGATGGGGCTAGAGGAATATCCATGTGAGGATCAAGATGAAGAAGAATGCTTTAAGAGAAGGGTTCTTGAAGAAGCTCACCTGGATTACATCTACACTCAGCACCACAATCACCCTTAA